One Micromonospora sp. WMMD812 genomic window carries:
- a CDS encoding acyltransferase gives MRNRYLDLLRFLAIVRVVVYHVTGWAALTLVFPAMSIMFALAGSLMAASLERSGPAAVVRRLRRLLPSLWVLAAVFVPAMLLTGLPLTPRVLLWLLPVSDPPANHWGALALSVIWYLRDYLWFVLASPVAFWLFRRAPLPTLLAPYALLAAIESGIWASPPGVAREFGLYFGAWLLGFAHHAGMLRRLANRVLVPAALVLAGAGGAWIASHPGPRGYDLNDIHLGNALWSAAFVLVVLGRGPAGAAWIARSALFDRAVTVLNRRALTVYLWHMPFVVALTPLVDVVGWSHQDPLGLAIRVLLVFALVGVVTLAVGWVEDVAARRPPELVPGGRRGARRPAPVPDGVPPASPPPAGAAARPVPAGVAVGHVRPDDPLTPDARGYGWAGGRPSVPRQRDGARGSARISAG, from the coding sequence ATGCGAAACCGATACCTAGACCTGCTCAGGTTCCTGGCCATCGTTCGAGTCGTCGTCTACCACGTCACCGGTTGGGCCGCGCTGACCCTCGTCTTCCCGGCCATGTCCATCATGTTCGCGTTGGCCGGCTCGCTGATGGCCGCCTCGCTGGAGCGGTCCGGCCCGGCGGCGGTGGTCCGCCGGCTGCGTCGCCTGCTGCCGTCCCTGTGGGTGCTGGCGGCCGTCTTCGTGCCGGCGATGCTGCTCACCGGGCTGCCGTTGACGCCCCGGGTGCTGCTCTGGCTCCTCCCCGTCTCCGACCCGCCCGCCAACCACTGGGGCGCGCTGGCGCTCAGCGTGATCTGGTACCTGCGCGACTACCTGTGGTTCGTGCTCGCCTCGCCGGTCGCGTTCTGGCTGTTCCGTCGCGCCCCGCTGCCCACGCTGCTCGCCCCGTACGCCCTGCTGGCGGCGATCGAGTCGGGAATCTGGGCGTCGCCGCCCGGGGTGGCCCGGGAGTTCGGTCTGTACTTCGGGGCGTGGCTGCTCGGCTTCGCCCACCACGCCGGGATGCTGCGCCGGCTCGCCAACCGGGTGTTGGTGCCCGCCGCGCTCGTGCTCGCCGGTGCCGGCGGCGCCTGGATCGCCAGCCACCCCGGCCCCCGCGGGTACGACCTCAACGACATCCACCTCGGCAACGCGCTCTGGTCGGCGGCGTTCGTCCTGGTCGTGCTGGGCAGGGGCCCGGCCGGCGCGGCCTGGATCGCGCGCAGCGCCCTGTTCGACCGCGCGGTGACCGTGCTGAACCGCCGCGCGCTCACCGTCTACCTCTGGCACATGCCGTTCGTGGTCGCGCTCACTCCTTTGGTCGACGTCGTGGGCTGGTCGCACCAGGATCCGCTCGGGCTGGCGATCCGCGTGCTGCTGGTCTTCGCGCTGGTGGGCGTGGTGACCCTGGCGGTGGGGTGGGTGGAGGACGTGGCCGCCCGCCGGCCGCCCGAACTCGTCCCCGGGGGCCGGCGCGGCGCCCGCCGCCCGGCGCCCGTGCCGGACGGCGTGCCGCCCGCCAGTCCACCGCCGGCCGGCGCGGCCGCCCGACCGGTGCCCGCCGGCGTCGCCGTGGGGCACGTGCGCCCGGACGATCCGCTCACCCCGGACGCGCGAGGGTACGGGTGGGCCGGCGGCCGCCCGTCGGTGCCGCGGCAGCGGGACGGCGCCCGCGGGTCGGCCCGGATCAGCGCTGGCTGA
- a CDS encoding DUF4097 family beta strand repeat-containing protein codes for MALYRTSTDGVRPNVLDPDVARRRAARRRVAPIALGAATVLIVLTGCDNLSYRRLDYDNTEAARITTIRVLPGAGDVVVRASGTASEVRIKRVVRYQGGVQPDAKYQINGSELVLDADCGSRCSVSYEVTAPEGVGVTGETGSGDVELSRVGTVQLRLGSGNVQLTGASGAVRVETGSGDIEVSEVAGPLNLRASSGNITARRLTGQVDAEANSGDVEVELDQPVSARAHASSGNVNLVVPAGRYRVRSSTGSGDANLGVADDPTASLVLDVSAGSGDVSISQR; via the coding sequence ATGGCCCTGTACCGCACCAGCACCGACGGCGTCCGCCCGAACGTCCTCGATCCCGACGTGGCCCGGCGCCGCGCCGCGCGTCGCCGGGTCGCCCCGATCGCACTCGGCGCGGCCACCGTGCTGATCGTCCTCACCGGGTGTGACAACCTCTCGTACCGGCGACTGGACTACGACAACACCGAGGCAGCACGGATCACCACGATCCGGGTGCTGCCCGGAGCCGGTGACGTCGTCGTCCGCGCCAGCGGGACCGCGTCGGAGGTCCGGATCAAGCGGGTGGTGCGCTACCAGGGTGGCGTCCAGCCGGACGCGAAGTACCAGATCAACGGCAGCGAGCTGGTGCTGGACGCCGACTGCGGGTCACGGTGCAGCGTCTCGTACGAGGTGACCGCCCCCGAGGGGGTGGGCGTGACGGGCGAGACCGGCTCCGGCGACGTCGAGCTGAGCCGCGTCGGCACGGTGCAGTTGCGGCTCGGGTCGGGCAACGTGCAGCTCACCGGCGCCAGCGGCGCGGTCCGCGTGGAGACCGGGTCCGGCGACATCGAGGTGTCCGAGGTCGCCGGGCCGCTGAACCTCCGCGCCTCCTCCGGCAACATCACCGCGCGCCGACTGACCGGCCAGGTGGACGCCGAGGCCAACTCGGGCGACGTCGAGGTCGAGCTGGACCAGCCGGTCTCCGCGCGGGCGCACGCGTCCAGCGGCAACGTCAACCTGGTCGTCCCCGCCGGCCGGTACCGGGTCCGGTCGAGCACCGGCTCCGGTGACGCCAATCTCGGCGTCGCCGACGATCCGACCGCGTCCCTGGTGCTCGACGTCTCCGCGGGCAGCGGCGACGTGTCGATCAGCCAGCGCTGA
- the recO gene encoding DNA repair protein RecO: protein MAGYRRQLYRDDAVVLRVQKLGESDRIITLLTRRHGRLRAVARGIRRTTSKFGARLEPFGHVDLQLAGDPKGNQGSSLHTVSQVEGIDLYGKRFLGDYPRYTAASAIAETAERLTPVEREPSLRLFQLTLGALRALAEGGHATTLVLDAYLLRGMTLAGWAPALTACAVCGTPGRHRAFSIPAGGAVCPDCRPPGAAHPAPATIDLMSALNSGDWRVADASEPGVRRECSGLVAAHLQWHLERALRSLPLVDRGAPTSGADGANRERIE from the coding sequence ATGGCCGGGTACCGCCGACAGCTCTACCGCGACGACGCGGTGGTGCTGCGTGTGCAGAAGCTCGGTGAGTCCGATCGGATCATCACCCTGCTCACCCGCCGGCACGGCCGTCTGCGCGCGGTCGCGCGAGGCATCCGGCGCACCACCAGCAAGTTCGGCGCCCGGCTGGAGCCGTTCGGGCACGTGGACCTCCAACTCGCCGGCGACCCCAAGGGCAACCAGGGCAGCTCGCTGCACACCGTGAGCCAGGTCGAGGGCATCGACCTCTACGGCAAGCGGTTCCTCGGCGACTACCCGCGCTACACGGCGGCCAGCGCGATCGCCGAGACCGCGGAGCGGCTCACCCCGGTCGAGCGGGAGCCGTCGCTGCGGCTGTTCCAGCTCACCCTGGGCGCGCTGCGCGCGCTCGCCGAGGGCGGCCACGCCACCACCCTCGTGCTCGACGCGTACCTGCTGCGGGGAATGACGCTGGCCGGGTGGGCGCCGGCGCTGACCGCCTGCGCGGTCTGCGGCACACCCGGTCGGCACCGGGCCTTCTCCATCCCGGCCGGGGGCGCGGTCTGCCCGGACTGCCGGCCCCCCGGCGCGGCTCACCCGGCACCCGCCACCATCGACCTGATGTCCGCCCTCAACAGCGGTGACTGGCGGGTCGCCGACGCCAGCGAGCCCGGTGTGCGCCGGGAGTGCAGTGGACTGGTGGCGGCGCACCTGCAGTGGCACCTGGAACGCGCGCTACGCTCGCTGCCGCTGGTCGACCGGGGTGCTCCGACCTCCGGCGCGGACGGTGCGAACAGGGAGAGAATCGAGTGA
- a CDS encoding isoprenyl transferase: MPPTPHPSGARPPALPPEAVPRHVAVVMDGNGRWAKDRGLPRTKGHEAGEFSLFDTIEGAIELGIPYLSAYAFSTENWRRSPDEVRFLMGFNRDVIRRRRNQLVDLGVRVVWSGRAGRLWKSVISELQTAEEMSRDNSTLTLQFCVNYGGQAEIADAAAAIARDVAAGRLDPGKVTEKTVAKYLYHPEVPEVDLFLRPSGEQRTSNFLLWQTAYAELVFLDTLWPDFDRRHLWYACELYAQRDRRFGGALPNPVPPPA, encoded by the coding sequence ATGCCACCGACACCGCACCCGTCGGGTGCCCGACCGCCGGCGCTGCCCCCCGAGGCGGTGCCGCGGCACGTCGCGGTGGTGATGGACGGCAACGGCCGGTGGGCGAAGGACCGCGGCCTGCCCCGCACCAAGGGGCACGAGGCGGGGGAGTTCTCCCTCTTCGACACCATCGAGGGCGCCATCGAGCTGGGCATCCCGTACCTGTCGGCGTACGCCTTCTCCACCGAGAACTGGCGGCGCTCGCCGGACGAGGTCCGCTTCCTGATGGGCTTCAACCGCGACGTGATCCGCCGGCGCCGCAACCAGCTGGTCGACCTGGGCGTGCGGGTGGTCTGGTCCGGTCGGGCCGGCCGGCTCTGGAAGAGCGTCATCTCGGAGCTGCAGACCGCCGAGGAGATGTCGCGCGACAACTCGACGCTGACCCTCCAGTTCTGTGTCAACTACGGCGGGCAGGCGGAGATCGCCGACGCGGCGGCGGCGATCGCCCGGGACGTGGCGGCCGGGCGACTCGACCCCGGCAAGGTCACCGAGAAGACCGTGGCGAAGTACCTCTACCACCCCGAGGTCCCCGAGGTGGATCTCTTCCTGCGACCCTCGGGCGAGCAGCGGACCTCCAACTTCCTGCTCTGGCAGACCGCGTACGCCGAGCTGGTCTTCCTCGACACGCTCTGGCCGGACTTCGACCGCCGACACCTGTGGTACGCCTGCGAGCTGTACGCGCAGCGGGACCGGCGGTTCGGCGGAGCGCTGCCCAACCCGGTCCCGCCGCCGGCCTGA
- a CDS encoding thioredoxin reductase has protein sequence MRDLRFKMIMALNAADLGDPICEQVAEICAEIAEQHCAELGHAPQSRAGEIGELATGEPALTWAPVEADSRQRAW, from the coding sequence ATGCGGGATCTCCGGTTCAAGATGATCATGGCGTTGAACGCCGCCGACCTGGGTGACCCGATCTGCGAACAGGTGGCCGAGATCTGCGCCGAGATCGCCGAGCAGCACTGCGCCGAACTCGGTCACGCGCCGCAGTCGCGCGCCGGTGAGATCGGCGAGCTGGCCACCGGCGAACCGGCCCTGACCTGGGCGCCGGTCGAGGCCGACAGCCGGCAGAGGGCCTGGTGA
- a CDS encoding pirin-like bicupin family protein: protein MSAPPPAVDVRRADDRFSTRISWLDSKHSFSFSRHYDPANTHHGLLLVNNDDVVRPGAGFETHPHQDMEIVTWVLRGSLVHQDSTGHSGVIYPGLAQRMSAGTGILHSEKNDSWRLDGRDPHTDPVHFVQMWVLPDTEGVDPGYEQLEIDDQLLRGDLVPVASGMERYDGGSAIRIRNRYATLHAARLGPGDAVTLPDAPFLHLYVPAGAVTLEGTGLLGTGDAARLTATGGQRVTATEPAEILVWEMHATIA, encoded by the coding sequence GTGAGCGCGCCCCCGCCGGCGGTCGACGTCCGCCGGGCCGACGACCGCTTCAGCACCCGGATCTCCTGGCTGGACTCGAAGCACTCGTTCTCCTTCTCCCGGCACTACGACCCGGCGAACACCCACCACGGCCTGCTGCTGGTCAACAACGACGACGTGGTCCGGCCGGGCGCCGGCTTCGAGACCCACCCGCACCAGGACATGGAGATCGTCACCTGGGTGCTGCGCGGGTCGCTGGTGCACCAGGACTCGACCGGGCACTCCGGGGTGATCTACCCCGGTCTGGCGCAGCGGATGAGTGCCGGCACGGGCATCCTGCACTCGGAGAAGAACGACTCCTGGCGGCTCGACGGCCGGGACCCGCACACCGACCCGGTGCATTTCGTGCAGATGTGGGTGCTGCCCGACACCGAGGGCGTCGACCCGGGCTACGAGCAGCTGGAGATCGACGACCAGCTGCTCCGCGGCGACCTGGTGCCGGTCGCGTCCGGCATGGAGCGGTACGACGGCGGCTCGGCCATCCGGATCCGCAACCGCTACGCGACCCTGCACGCCGCCCGCCTCGGTCCGGGCGACGCGGTCACCCTTCCGGACGCCCCGTTCCTGCACCTCTACGTGCCCGCCGGCGCGGTCACGCTGGAGGGCACCGGTCTGCTCGGCACCGGGGACGCGGCGCGGCTCACCGCCACCGGCGGTCAGCGGGTCACCGCCACCGAACCGGCCGAGATCCTGGTCTGGGAGATGCACGCCACCATCGCCTGA
- the gndA gene encoding NADP-dependent phosphogluconate dehydrogenase yields the protein MAEQSTAQIGVTGLAVMGRNLARNLARNGFTVAVHNRSPERMRSLVAEHGDEGRFVPAESMADFVAALERPRAVIVMVKAGAPTDAVIDELVPLLEPGDIVVDCGNAHFADTRRREEALREHGLHFVGTGVSGGEEGALRGPSIMPGGSDESYRKLGPIFERIAAQVEGVPCCRHIGPDGAGHFVKMVHNGIEYADMQLIAEAYDLLRAGLGAEPAEIAEIFRGWNDGELESFLIEITADVLAHTDAATGRAFVDVVLDRAEQKGTGRWTVQSALDLGIPITGIAEATFARSLSGHADQRDAARRAFPDAGSKWQVEDRDAFVEDVRRALLASKIVAYAQGFDHIRAGSAEYDWTIDLGGTATIWRGGCIIRARFLDRIRQAYDEQPDLPTLLVAPWFAETVGAGVPGWRRVVADAARAGVPTPAFASSLSYFDALRAERLPAALIQGLRDNFGAHTYHRVDRDGSFHTLWAGDRSEVEA from the coding sequence ATGGCGGAGCAGTCGACGGCGCAGATCGGTGTGACCGGGCTGGCGGTGATGGGCCGCAACCTGGCCCGCAACCTGGCACGCAACGGGTTCACGGTGGCGGTGCACAACCGATCGCCGGAGCGCATGCGCAGCCTGGTCGCCGAGCACGGCGACGAGGGCCGGTTCGTGCCGGCCGAGTCCATGGCGGACTTCGTCGCCGCGCTGGAGCGCCCCCGCGCGGTGATCGTGATGGTCAAGGCCGGCGCGCCGACCGACGCCGTCATCGACGAGCTCGTCCCGCTGCTGGAGCCGGGCGACATCGTGGTGGACTGCGGCAACGCGCACTTCGCCGACACCCGGCGCCGCGAGGAGGCGCTGCGCGAGCACGGGCTGCACTTCGTCGGCACCGGCGTCTCCGGCGGCGAGGAGGGCGCGCTGCGTGGGCCGAGCATCATGCCGGGCGGGTCCGACGAGTCGTACCGGAAGCTGGGGCCGATCTTCGAGAGGATCGCCGCCCAGGTGGAGGGCGTGCCGTGCTGCCGGCACATCGGCCCGGACGGCGCCGGCCACTTCGTGAAGATGGTGCACAACGGCATCGAGTACGCGGACATGCAGCTCATCGCCGAGGCGTACGACCTGCTCCGGGCCGGGCTGGGCGCGGAGCCGGCGGAGATCGCGGAGATCTTCCGGGGGTGGAACGACGGCGAACTGGAGTCGTTCCTCATCGAGATCACCGCGGACGTGCTGGCCCACACCGACGCGGCCACCGGCCGCGCGTTCGTCGACGTCGTGCTCGACCGGGCGGAGCAGAAGGGCACCGGCCGGTGGACCGTCCAGAGCGCCCTCGACCTGGGCATCCCGATCACCGGCATCGCCGAGGCTACCTTCGCCCGCTCGCTCTCCGGGCACGCCGACCAGCGCGACGCGGCCCGCCGGGCCTTCCCGGACGCCGGGTCGAAATGGCAGGTGGAGGACCGCGACGCGTTCGTCGAGGATGTCCGCCGCGCGCTGCTGGCGTCGAAGATCGTCGCGTACGCGCAGGGCTTCGACCACATCCGCGCCGGCAGCGCCGAGTACGACTGGACCATCGACCTGGGCGGCACCGCGACCATCTGGCGGGGCGGCTGCATCATCCGAGCCCGCTTTCTGGACCGCATCCGGCAGGCGTACGACGAGCAGCCCGACCTGCCCACGCTGCTGGTGGCGCCGTGGTTCGCCGAGACGGTCGGCGCGGGTGTGCCGGGCTGGCGGCGGGTCGTGGCCGACGCGGCCCGGGCCGGCGTGCCGACGCCCGCGTTCGCCTCGTCGCTGTCCTACTTCGACGCGCTGCGGGCGGAGCGGCTGCCGGCCGCGCTGATCCAGGGGCTGCGGGACAACTTCGGCGCGCACACCTACCACCGGGTCGACCGGGACGGAAGCTTCCACACGCTCTGGGCCGGGGACCGCTCCGAAGTGGAGGCCTGA
- a CDS encoding MTH1187 family thiamine-binding protein codes for MLIAFSITPLGVGDSVGDLVAEAVRVVRESGLPNQTDAMFTTVEGEWDEVMAVVKRAVDAVAAQAPRVSVVLKADVRPGVTDALTGKVARVEARLAEG; via the coding sequence ATGCTGATCGCGTTCTCGATCACCCCGCTCGGCGTCGGCGACTCGGTGGGTGACCTCGTCGCCGAGGCGGTCCGGGTGGTCCGCGAGTCGGGCCTGCCGAATCAGACCGACGCCATGTTCACCACGGTCGAGGGCGAGTGGGACGAGGTGATGGCCGTGGTGAAGCGCGCGGTCGACGCGGTCGCCGCCCAGGCCCCGCGGGTGAGCGTGGTGCTCAAGGCGGACGTCCGGCCCGGTGTGACCGACGCGCTCACCGGCAAGGTCGCCCGGGTGGAGGCCCGACTCGCCGAGGGGTGA
- a CDS encoding PHP domain-containing protein has product MGHGHAHHHDHDLVAGGDLPPALDQSVPDAELAPADLSRRGFLRNAGLLGAGAATTVLASGTPAIAGDHDHGPGGDHGRTGEFQWLAGDHHIHTQYSSDAQYRVIDQARHAQAYGLDWMVVTDHGSVAHAKIGVDKVNPDIVAARAQLKDLLIYQGLEWNIPAAEHATVFVHPGRNEVAVLKEFENAFDGSVKNAGDNTPANEALAIAGIKFLGEAVRKRRVEGALFLANHPARRGIDSPHEIRAWRDADPSVAIGMEGAPGHQAAGLPGGGRNRGYYDNNPSAASFPGYPLESYRTWGGFDWMTATVGGLWDSLLAEGRAWWISANSDSHVNYLDTSQRGPDGNFDLNGKHNDPVYGPLLSTAGDYWPGQYSRTHVGASSFSYRSVMDGLRAGRVWVDHGGLIKALDVRARVAGDRRRESGTPLGGVLRVKRGTGVEVTIDIDLADIPNWSQFVPVLARVDVIAGRVTGPVADKDAFTAPNTKVVKSFEVAKGTGKVSFTYSFGRVDQPFYLRVRGTDGKRSQPGLMGAAVDPFGPALDVTGAADPWEDLWFYANPIWVLPQ; this is encoded by the coding sequence ATGGGCCACGGCCACGCGCACCATCACGATCACGACCTCGTTGCCGGCGGTGACCTGCCCCCGGCGCTCGACCAATCCGTCCCGGACGCGGAGCTGGCGCCCGCGGACCTCAGCCGGCGCGGCTTCCTGCGCAACGCCGGCCTGCTCGGCGCCGGTGCCGCCACCACGGTGCTGGCCTCCGGCACTCCCGCCATCGCGGGCGACCACGACCACGGCCCGGGCGGCGACCACGGCCGCACCGGCGAGTTCCAGTGGCTGGCCGGCGACCACCACATCCACACCCAGTACAGCTCGGACGCCCAGTACCGGGTCATCGACCAGGCCCGCCACGCCCAGGCGTACGGCCTGGACTGGATGGTCGTCACCGACCACGGCAGCGTCGCGCACGCCAAGATCGGCGTGGACAAGGTGAACCCGGACATCGTCGCCGCACGCGCCCAGCTCAAGGACCTGCTGATCTACCAGGGCCTGGAGTGGAACATCCCGGCCGCCGAGCACGCCACCGTCTTCGTCCACCCGGGACGCAACGAGGTCGCCGTTCTCAAGGAGTTCGAGAACGCCTTCGACGGCAGCGTCAAGAACGCCGGCGACAACACCCCGGCCAACGAGGCGCTCGCCATCGCCGGCATCAAGTTCCTCGGTGAGGCGGTCCGCAAGCGCCGCGTCGAGGGTGCGCTCTTCCTGGCGAACCACCCGGCCCGCCGGGGCATCGACTCCCCGCACGAGATCCGCGCCTGGCGCGACGCCGACCCGAGCGTGGCGATCGGCATGGAGGGCGCTCCCGGCCACCAGGCCGCCGGCCTGCCGGGCGGCGGCCGCAACCGCGGCTACTACGACAACAACCCGTCCGCCGCGTCGTTCCCCGGCTACCCGCTGGAGAGCTACCGCACCTGGGGCGGGTTCGACTGGATGACCGCCACCGTCGGCGGGCTCTGGGACAGCCTCCTCGCCGAGGGCCGGGCCTGGTGGATCAGCGCCAACTCCGACTCGCACGTCAACTACCTGGACACCTCGCAGCGCGGGCCGGACGGCAACTTCGACCTCAACGGCAAGCACAACGACCCGGTGTACGGCCCCCTGCTCAGCACGGCCGGCGACTACTGGCCCGGCCAGTACAGCCGTACCCACGTCGGGGCGAGCTCCTTCAGCTACCGATCGGTGATGGACGGTCTCCGCGCCGGCCGGGTCTGGGTGGACCACGGCGGTCTGATCAAGGCCCTCGACGTCCGCGCCCGGGTCGCCGGCGACCGGCGCCGGGAATCGGGTACGCCGCTCGGTGGCGTGCTGCGCGTCAAGCGCGGTACGGGCGTCGAGGTGACGATCGACATCGACCTGGCGGACATCCCGAACTGGTCGCAGTTCGTGCCCGTGCTCGCCCGGGTCGACGTGATCGCCGGCCGGGTGACCGGCCCGGTGGCCGACAAGGACGCCTTCACCGCCCCCAACACCAAGGTGGTGAAGTCCTTCGAGGTCGCGAAGGGCACCGGCAAGGTCTCCTTCACGTACTCCTTCGGTCGCGTGGACCAGCCGTTCTACCTGCGTGTCCGGGGCACGGACGGCAAGCGCAGCCAGCCCGGCCTGATGGGCGCGGCGGTCGACCCGTTCGGCCCGGCGCTGGACGTCACCGGCGCCGCGGACCCGTGGGAGGACCTGTGGTTCTACGCCAACCCCATCTGGGTCCTGCCGCAGTGA
- a CDS encoding energy-coupling factor transporter transmembrane component T codes for MISIEPVAAPRAPLARRNPVAKLAAAMVFSFILVATLDPVAPAIALVVELALLPLFGVRYRVLARRAWPLLVSAVGIVVTLVLFAAERSGRVLVEAGPAVVTSGVLLTALGLVLRMFAVALPGVIVFATTDPTDLADALIQNAKAPARFAIGALAAFRLVPLLGQEWQMITMARRARGVEAGRNPLAKLRLFVSTSFTLLVGAIRRGTRLAVAMDARGFDGGTPRTVARRQRFTTADALLVAGAAALAGAALATSIVLGTFRPLLG; via the coding sequence GTGATCAGCATCGAGCCGGTCGCCGCACCGCGCGCGCCGCTGGCCCGGCGCAACCCGGTGGCCAAGCTGGCCGCGGCGATGGTCTTCTCGTTCATCCTGGTCGCCACGCTGGATCCGGTGGCGCCGGCGATCGCCCTCGTGGTCGAGTTGGCACTGCTGCCCCTGTTCGGCGTGCGCTACCGGGTGCTGGCCCGGCGGGCGTGGCCGTTGCTCGTCAGCGCGGTCGGCATCGTGGTCACCCTGGTGCTCTTCGCCGCGGAGCGATCCGGCCGGGTGCTGGTCGAGGCCGGCCCGGCCGTGGTCACCTCGGGGGTGCTGCTCACCGCGCTCGGCCTCGTGCTGCGGATGTTCGCGGTGGCGCTGCCCGGGGTGATCGTGTTCGCCACCACCGACCCGACCGACCTCGCCGACGCGCTGATCCAGAACGCGAAGGCACCGGCCCGGTTCGCCATCGGTGCGCTGGCGGCGTTCCGGCTGGTGCCGCTGCTGGGCCAGGAGTGGCAGATGATCACCATGGCCCGCCGGGCCCGCGGGGTGGAGGCGGGACGCAACCCGCTGGCGAAGCTGCGGCTCTTCGTCTCGACCTCGTTCACACTGCTGGTCGGGGCGATCCGGCGGGGAACGCGGCTGGCGGTGGCGATGGACGCCCGGGGCTTCGACGGCGGCACCCCGCGTACGGTGGCCCGCCGGCAGCGGTTCACCACCGCGGACGCGCTCCTGGTGGCCGGCGCCGCGGCCCTGGCCGGCGCCGCCCTCGCCACCAGCATCGTCCTCGGCACCTTCCGCCCGCTGCTCGGCTGA
- a CDS encoding ABC transporter ATP-binding protein, with amino-acid sequence MAAVTLRGFGWRHAGRKRWAVRGVDLRVESGERVLLLGPSGAGKSTLLAALAGLLPEDSGEQEGTVEIDGLDPRKGRERVGVVFQDPETQLVMARSGDDVAFGLENRGVPTGEIWPRVDEALRRVGFPYHRDRPTAALSGGEQQRLALAGVLALRPGLLLLDEPTANLDPAGGALVRSAVAGALDADTTLILVEHRVAEALPLVERVVVLEAGGGVRADGTPEAVFGAHGDALAADGVWVPGRIVPPRRATAAPGDLLLAAERLGLPARLAPTDLTVRAGEALAVLGPNGAGKSTLALLLGGLLRPGGGAVTASVELAGRDAGTPPHRWRAPALAGRIGSVFQDPEHQFVTSSVFDELALGPRRAGRPEPAVRSTVADLLERLRLTALAGANPYTLSGGEARRLSVATALATAPRLLVCDEPTFGQDRRTWLELVDLFAELRDAGHGLVTVTHDPEFVAALADRQLTLERP; translated from the coding sequence GTGGCGGCGGTGACGCTGCGCGGGTTCGGGTGGCGGCACGCCGGGCGGAAACGCTGGGCGGTCCGCGGCGTGGACCTGCGCGTCGAGAGCGGCGAACGGGTGCTGCTGCTCGGCCCCTCCGGGGCCGGCAAGAGCACCCTGCTGGCCGCGCTCGCCGGGCTGCTGCCGGAGGACTCCGGCGAGCAGGAGGGCACCGTCGAGATCGACGGGCTGGACCCGCGCAAGGGCCGGGAACGCGTCGGCGTCGTCTTCCAGGACCCGGAGACCCAGCTCGTGATGGCCCGCAGCGGCGACGACGTCGCGTTCGGGCTGGAGAACCGGGGCGTGCCGACCGGGGAGATCTGGCCCCGCGTCGACGAGGCGCTGCGCCGGGTCGGCTTCCCGTACCACCGGGACCGGCCCACCGCGGCGCTCTCCGGTGGCGAACAGCAACGGCTCGCCCTGGCCGGGGTGCTCGCCCTGCGACCCGGGTTGCTGCTGCTCGACGAGCCGACCGCCAACCTCGACCCGGCCGGCGGCGCGCTGGTCCGCTCCGCCGTCGCCGGGGCGCTCGACGCCGACACCACGCTGATCCTGGTCGAGCACCGGGTGGCCGAGGCCCTGCCACTGGTCGAGCGGGTGGTGGTGCTCGAAGCGGGCGGCGGCGTACGCGCGGACGGCACTCCGGAGGCGGTCTTCGGCGCCCACGGCGACGCGCTCGCCGCGGACGGGGTGTGGGTGCCCGGCCGTATCGTGCCGCCCCGCCGCGCCACGGCGGCCCCGGGCGACCTGCTGCTCGCCGCCGAGCGGCTCGGCCTGCCGGCCCGGCTGGCCCCGACCGACCTGACCGTACGCGCCGGCGAGGCCCTCGCCGTGCTCGGCCCGAACGGCGCCGGCAAGTCCACGCTGGCGCTGCTGCTCGGCGGGCTGCTGCGTCCGGGCGGTGGCGCGGTGACCGCGAGCGTCGAGCTGGCCGGCCGGGACGCGGGCACTCCCCCGCACCGCTGGCGCGCCCCGGCGCTGGCCGGCCGGATCGGCTCGGTCTTCCAGGACCCGGAGCACCAGTTCGTCACGAGCTCCGTCTTCGACGAGCTGGCCCTCGGCCCGCGCCGCGCCGGCCGCCCCGAGCCAGCGGTCCGGTCCACGGTGGCCGACCTGCTGGAGCGGCTGCGGCTGACCGCGCTCGCCGGCGCCAACCCGTACACCCTCTCCGGCGGCGAGGCGCGGCGGCTCAGCGTGGCGACGGCCCTGGCCACCGCTCCCCGGCTGCTGGTCTGCGACGAGCCCACGTTCGGTCAGGACCGGCGGACCTGGCTGGAGCTGGTAGACCTGTTCGCCGAGCTGCGCGACGCCGGGCACGGGCTGGTCACGGTGACCCACGACCCGGAGTTCGTCGCCGCGCTGGCCGACCGCCAGCTCACCCTGGAGCGACCGTGA